In Nicotiana tabacum cultivar K326 chromosome 2, ASM71507v2, whole genome shotgun sequence, the following proteins share a genomic window:
- the LOC107786311 gene encoding uncharacterized protein LOC107786311, which translates to MDNEELNNQLPPHQVEEQCDEVAPRRDRILRDYERPNYFEGESSVRGPPIAARPNPHRLDSNHSTIMSAWKSLAAMLIKCPHHGIQDPDILYIFYHGLKPSARNVIDAASGGSIMGKTTTEAMQLLNKISKNVFQWSSYRMIIKKRTGVNQVEALNSLTQQIATLTQKMEAFQVGAHSSSQLENCDVCQGNHLNHECQASTQNEEQVNVIGYRNNYSFGSPMAQKHPRFQWSNSNGTENPQRFFNQKQQVHGPYGFQNQNRGQQNFQQYQQQPQRAHQQSLEDMMYKFIKATDKKVESQHSTIKNLKIQVSQLATLMSGQIQGALPSNTEKNPKEHLKSISLRSGKFLDDPYGDKEGKPQEVKKVNEGENKMEPKFPKEQKNKGKNVQENELITNPYSVPLPFPQKIKREKLDKQFSKFLDVLKQLYINIPFTDALTQMRSYAKFLKQIL; encoded by the exons ATGGATAACGAAGAACTCAATAACCAACTTCCACCACATCAAGTAGAAGAGCAGTGTGATGAGGTGGCACCACGACGTGATAGAATACTCCGTGATTATGAAAGGCCAAATTATTTTGAAGGAGAATCAAGTGTGAGGGGACCACCAATTGCAGCAAGGCCAAATCCGCACAGGCTTGATTCAAACCATTCAACAATCATGTCA GCATGGAAAAGTTTAGCAGCAATGTTAATAAAATGCCCACATCATGGTATCCAAGACCctgatattttatatattttctatcACGGTCTTAAACCCTCTGCTAGAAATGTAATTGATGCAGCATCAGGAGGATCAATAATGGGAAAAACTACTACAGAAGCAATGCAATTGCTTAATAAAATTTCGAAAAATGTTTTTCAATGGTCTTCATACAGAATGATTATCAAAAAAAGAACTGGAGTAAATCAAGTTGAAGCGTTGAATTCATTGACACAACAAATTGCGACCTTAACACAAAAAATGGAGGCTTTTCAGGTAGGTGCTCACTCATCATCCCAACTTGAGAATTGTGATGTTTGTCAAGGTAATCATCTGAATCATGAATGCCAAGCTTCAACACAAAATGAGGAACAAGTAAATGTGATTGGTTATAGAAATAATTACTCATTCGGTAGTCCCATGGCACAAAAACATCCAAGATTTCAGTGGAGTAATTCTAATGGTACTGAAAATCCTCAAAGATTTTTTAATCAAAAGCAGCAGGTACATGGACCATATggttttcaaaatcaaaatagaGGGCAACAAAATTTTCAACAATATCAGCAGCAACCTCAAAGAGCTCATCAACAAAGCCTGGAAGACATGATGTACAAATTCATTAAGGCTACTGACAAGAAGGTTGAAAGTCAACATTCAACTAtcaagaatttgaaaattcaggtaagccaattagcgACCCTCATGTCTGGACAAATTCAAGGTGCTCTACCAAGCAACACtgagaaaaatccaaaagaacACCTCAAATCCATCTCTCTACGATCAGGTAAATTTCTTGATGATCCATATGGGGATAAAGAAGGAAAGCCACAAGAAGTGAAAAAGGTAAATGAAGGTGAGAATAAAATGGAACCTAAGTTtccaaaagaacaaaagaataAAGGGAAAAATGTACAAGAAAATGAATTGATAACAAATCCTTACTCTGTACCTCTCCCCTTTCCCcaaaagataaaaagagaaaagCTTGACAAACAATTTTCAAAGTTTCTAGATGTTTTGAAGCAACTTTACATTAACATACCTTTCACAGATGCTTTGACGCAAATGCGTTCATATGCTAAATTTCTTAAGCAAATTTtgtaa